In one Thermodesulfobium acidiphilum genomic region, the following are encoded:
- a CDS encoding TetR/AcrR family transcriptional regulator has product MDIEDKILKVSLEYFSQKGYSQVRISDIAKEADIGKGTVYLYFNSKKDLFYSTIEYAFRKLSEILWSGKDFNSILSLRAFVYDYFDNWELASKLGSLVLNGLSLGDKTFYNELRSMRDKYIIEDLDKIVRNLIEVNIIREINERMISLFIWGNLVFFTTLVLKGEEIKLNKKEIWQMIFSGLTSGLIR; this is encoded by the coding sequence ATGGATATAGAAGATAAAATTTTGAAAGTATCACTTGAATATTTTTCCCAAAAAGGATACTCTCAAGTCAGGATAAGTGATATTGCAAAGGAAGCAGATATAGGAAAAGGGACAGTATATCTGTACTTTAATTCTAAAAAAGATTTATTTTATTCGACTATAGAGTATGCTTTTAGGAAGTTGTCTGAAATACTTTGGTCTGGCAAGGATTTCAATAGCATATTAAGTTTGAGAGCTTTTGTATATGATTATTTTGATAACTGGGAACTTGCAAGTAAGTTGGGTAGTTTAGTTTTAAATGGACTTTCACTTGGAGATAAAACCTTCTATAACGAATTAAGGAGTATGAGAGATAAATATATAATTGAAGACCTGGATAAGATTGTGAGAAATCTTATAGAGGTAAATATAATTAGGGAAATTAATGAAAGAATGATTTCGCTGTTTATATGGGGAAACCTTGTATTTTTTACAACTTTAGTTTTGAAAGGGGAAGAGATTAAATTGAACAAGAAA
- a CDS encoding CC/Se motif family (seleno)protein: MAIHISADAKSYIAKNGNTIYFDDYPTIGTCVGDIKFPPSVKLGTPKDSSKFEVTKIDTVIIYLPKDIQYNRDLTIKLKKTLGKYQLVIDGWKYV; encoded by the coding sequence ATGGCTATACATATTAGTGCTGATGCAAAATCTTATATTGCTAAAAATGGAAATACAATATACTTTGATGACTATCCTACAATTGGAACCTGTGTAGGAGATATTAAATTTCCTCCATCAGTTAAATTGGGTACTCCTAAAGACTCCTCAAAGTTTGAAGTTACAAAAATAGACACGGTAATTATATATCTTCCAAAAGATATTCAGTATAATCGAGATTTGACGATTAAGCTTAAAAAAACTTTGGGCAAATATCAACTGGTAATCGACGGTTGGAAATACGTTTGA
- a CDS encoding EAL domain-containing protein, protein MDNNIFLSIINSLSGVAFTSRFIVKNRSPIIYSLNFFDNFKDKAIGGFSSERLVENNLFVENVHPDDRMKFFENFLSLGIGENSQCKLRFKTNDGNYIWLKINMIILSRDERFVEIGGVIEIISKEKNLEAIFYTIKEINRLIIKTDRENKLFQSLCDLLVDKLNYVGAFLGDIDSNKLFRLKFFAKNTPEILVEDFKKVTISVDERIPEDRGTVGNAYRTGKVFLVSDTLESESMKPWVTYYKKHGIRSACSIPLYKSGKVEFVLVIYSRTPDLFSEEYMEILDEIKSDISFALEKIDKEKNIKLLSEAIKESPEWFLIADETGTILHVNKAVERISGYSVDEVVGNKLSMFIPDFYPEDFCKELFDRISRGERCECELIRQTKNKNIFYLDTIFIPVFFDNKVYRFVELSRDITKEKLQQERISELTRLYITLSDINQLIIRTDSIRDLYQTVNEILVKDAGFSIVFFVIIDEENKLKIHSFYYQEDGLDNQYDDFLKFIEESYKEELSILIEKGFISAISIQNKEIIYYNDLTISLKTEEIKEKFKCYGFLSSSASIPIFKNNKVIGSIFCCSAKKDFFTPDILRLLNEIGTDISFALGKIEMERFNAMTSTALNSGSDFVMITDKNFKIVYVNDNTQKIFGYTKDELIGKHHSIISSRSQGLGFARRFYRTIRNGQRFADLFIYKSKSGERVYSYTTITPFLIRGEIRFYIAVGKDITQAKSLEDSLKRLKDYDPLTSLLNRNKFIESANEFISIAKYEKKLASVCIINPIGFSSINQAYGFYAGDLILCEIADRIKKTLREYDLIGKLESDMFVVLLKDIATLEDVLNIISKLNLALEKPYEISKRNEILVFFNYGVSFFPNDGENAQTLLERANIGLASIKGSKDRKIGFYKKDFEQRARMKLDLKSRLERAIINKEFILYYQPIFSIKDKSIVGAEALLRWKNNGQVILPMEFIPILEEMGRISDVERFVVDNVCNKLMDWEKREKNIVPISINLSERSFKDENFRKYVIYTIKKYEVRRRMFGIELVERTFVEDFERCLIMLKKFDREGISISLDDFGTGFSSFNYLYRLKLDSLKIDKSFLNNIEKDIRAKSIVESIIFLNKRLNLKTIAEGVETLDQLKILEELGCEYVQGFLLAKPMPEEKFEELIKS, encoded by the coding sequence ATGGATAATAATATTTTTTTATCGATTATTAATAGTCTTTCAGGAGTTGCTTTTACTTCTAGGTTTATCGTTAAAAACAGAAGTCCAATAATATATAGCTTAAATTTTTTTGATAACTTTAAGGACAAAGCTATAGGCGGGTTTAGTAGTGAAAGATTAGTCGAAAACAATCTTTTTGTAGAAAATGTGCATCCAGATGATAGGATGAAATTTTTTGAAAATTTTTTATCTTTAGGGATAGGAGAGAATTCGCAGTGTAAATTGCGTTTTAAAACTAATGATGGAAATTATATATGGCTTAAAATTAATATGATAATTTTATCCAGGGACGAAAGGTTTGTTGAAATTGGTGGCGTAATAGAGATAATATCTAAAGAAAAAAATCTTGAAGCAATTTTTTACACGATAAAAGAAATTAATAGGCTTATTATAAAAACAGACAGGGAAAATAAGCTTTTTCAATCTTTGTGTGATTTGTTAGTTGATAAACTCAATTATGTAGGTGCCTTTCTTGGTGACATAGATTCTAACAAACTTTTTAGATTGAAGTTTTTTGCGAAGAATACTCCTGAGATTCTTGTGGAGGACTTTAAAAAGGTTACCATTTCAGTTGATGAAAGAATTCCTGAGGACAGAGGAACAGTAGGAAATGCCTATAGAACAGGAAAGGTTTTTCTGGTTTCTGATACCTTAGAGTCTGAATCAATGAAACCATGGGTAACATATTACAAAAAACATGGCATTCGTTCTGCTTGTTCCATACCCCTATATAAAAGCGGTAAAGTTGAATTTGTATTAGTAATATATTCCAGGACGCCAGATTTGTTCAGTGAAGAATATATGGAAATTCTTGATGAAATAAAGAGTGATATCTCCTTTGCTTTAGAAAAAATTGATAAGGAGAAGAATATAAAACTACTTAGTGAAGCGATAAAAGAGTCTCCAGAATGGTTTCTAATAGCAGATGAAACTGGGACAATTTTGCACGTGAATAAAGCTGTTGAAAGAATTTCTGGCTATAGTGTAGATGAGGTCGTGGGGAATAAATTATCAATGTTTATTCCTGATTTTTATCCGGAGGATTTTTGTAAAGAACTGTTTGATAGGATTTCTCGGGGAGAAAGATGTGAGTGTGAACTTATAAGACAGACTAAAAATAAAAATATATTTTACCTGGATACAATCTTTATTCCTGTTTTCTTTGACAACAAAGTTTATAGATTTGTGGAACTTTCAAGGGATATTACTAAGGAAAAGCTTCAACAAGAAAGGATATCAGAGCTAACAAGATTATATATAACTCTTTCAGATATAAATCAACTGATTATTAGAACTGACTCTATCAGAGATTTGTATCAAACGGTTAATGAAATCTTAGTAAAAGATGCAGGGTTTTCAATTGTTTTCTTTGTTATAATTGATGAGGAAAACAAGTTAAAGATCCATAGTTTCTATTATCAAGAAGATGGTTTAGATAATCAATATGATGACTTTTTGAAGTTTATTGAAGAAAGTTATAAAGAAGAATTATCTATTTTAATAGAAAAGGGTTTTATTAGTGCAATTTCTATACAAAATAAAGAAATTATTTATTATAATGATCTGACCATCTCTTTAAAAACTGAAGAAATCAAGGAAAAATTTAAATGTTATGGTTTTTTGAGTTCTTCTGCTTCAATACCAATTTTTAAAAATAATAAAGTTATTGGTTCAATATTTTGTTGTTCTGCTAAAAAAGATTTTTTTACTCCAGATATATTAAGACTTTTAAATGAAATAGGTACTGATATAAGTTTTGCTTTAGGAAAGATTGAAATGGAAAGATTTAATGCTATGACTTCTACTGCCCTTAACTCTGGAAGCGATTTTGTGATGATTACGGATAAAAACTTTAAAATAGTTTATGTAAACGACAACACTCAGAAGATATTTGGGTATACCAAAGATGAGCTGATAGGTAAGCATCATTCAATCATATCTTCAAGATCACAGGGCCTGGGATTTGCAAGAAGGTTTTATAGAACTATTAGAAATGGCCAAAGATTTGCTGATCTTTTTATCTATAAATCTAAATCTGGTGAAAGGGTTTACAGTTATACTACAATTACACCATTTCTGATCAGAGGTGAAATAAGATTTTATATTGCAGTAGGCAAAGATATTACTCAGGCAAAATCTCTTGAGGATAGTTTAAAAAGATTAAAGGACTACGATCCTTTAACGAGTCTATTAAACAGAAATAAATTTATTGAAAGTGCCAATGAATTTATTAGTATTGCAAAATATGAGAAAAAGCTTGCTAGCGTTTGTATAATAAACCCAATTGGTTTTTCTTCAATAAATCAAGCTTATGGATTTTATGCAGGGGATTTAATTTTATGTGAAATAGCTGATAGAATCAAGAAAACTCTAAGAGAATATGATTTAATAGGAAAATTAGAGTCAGATATGTTTGTTGTTTTATTAAAAGATATTGCGACTTTAGAAGATGTTTTAAATATAATTTCAAAGCTTAATCTGGCCCTTGAGAAACCTTATGAAATTTCAAAAAGAAATGAGATCTTAGTTTTCTTTAACTACGGAGTTAGTTTTTTCCCAAATGATGGCGAAAATGCACAAACTCTTCTTGAAAGAGCTAATATTGGATTGGCTAGCATTAAAGGCAGTAAAGATAGAAAAATAGGGTTTTATAAGAAAGATTTTGAGCAAAGAGCAAGGATGAAACTTGATCTGAAGTCAAGATTAGAGAGAGCTATTATTAATAAAGAATTTATTCTTTATTATCAGCCAATATTTTCGATAAAGGACAAAAGTATAGTTGGTGCAGAGGCGCTACTTAGATGGAAAAATAATGGTCAAGTGATTTTGCCTATGGAATTTATTCCTATATTAGAAGAAATGGGCCGAATAAGTGACGTTGAGAGGTTTGTAGTTGACAACGTTTGCAATAAATTAATGGATTGGGAAAAAAGAGAGAAAAATATAGTGCCAATCTCAATAAATCTATCTGAACGAAGTTTTAAAGATGAAAATTTTAGGAAATATGTAATTTATACCATTAAAAAGTATGAAGTTCGCAGAAGAATGTTTGGTATAGAACTCGTTGAAAGAACATTTGTTGAGGATTTTGAGCGCTGCTTAATTATGCTAAAGAAATTCGATAGAGAAGGTATTTCTATATCTTTGGATGATTTTGGTACTGGTTTTTCTTCTTTTAACTATCTTTACAGGCTTAAGCTTGATTCCTTGAAAATCGATAAATCGTTTCTAAATAATATAGAAAAGGATATTAGGGCAAAATCGATTGTTGAGAGCATAATATTTTTGAACAAGAGACTTAATCTAAAAACTATTGCTGAAGGAGTAGAGACTTTAGATCAACTAAAAATATTGGAAGAATTAGGATGCGAGTACGTTCAAGGCTTTCTTTTGGCAAAACCTATGCCAGAGGAAAAATTTGAAGAATTGATAAAATCATAG
- the thrS gene encoding threonine--tRNA ligase produces MSQIICYLDNDKLVDYRDFEEGKPLKPITDKDKESLDVLRHSAAHLLAQAVKELFPETKLAIGPSIENGFYYDIYRKEPFTPEDLEIIEKKMKEISKRDLEITKICLKKEDVIRLFADLKEDYKLELINDIPDDEVCIYKQGNFVDLCRGPHLSSTGQIKHFKLLNVAGAYWRGDEKREMLQRIYGTAFWTEEELKNYLNWLEEVHKRDHRKLGKELDLYSMADEVGAGLILWHPNGGVIRTIIEDYLRKEHVKRGYEIVYTPHMMNLKIWKISGHFDFYKENMYIFENDGQEYAVKPMNCPGHMMIYNSKTRSYRDLPIRFFELGTVYRFERSGALHGLLRVRGFTQDDAHIFCTDEQLQDEIIGVLNFAKDMMELFGFKYVVSVGTRPDGSIGTDEQWNLATNSLISALKQKNIEFEIIEGDGAFYGPKIQVELIDALGRKWTGPTIQVDFALPERFNLEYADKDGTKKRPVMIHRTVVGSMERFLGALIENYAGMFPAWLSPIQIMIIPVKEDPELLEYSSQVRKRLSDEGYRAKIDKRNETLKYRIRDAELNRIPYILVIGKKEYEAKLVSLRTRGMNDEGQISIEEFIKRLSNEARIPSGN; encoded by the coding sequence ATGTCTCAAATTATTTGTTATTTAGACAACGATAAGCTTGTTGATTATAGGGATTTTGAGGAAGGCAAGCCTTTAAAACCGATTACTGATAAGGATAAAGAATCTTTGGACGTTTTAAGACATTCAGCAGCTCACCTACTGGCTCAGGCTGTAAAAGAACTCTTTCCTGAAACAAAGCTTGCAATCGGCCCTTCTATAGAAAATGGTTTTTATTATGACATATATAGAAAGGAACCTTTTACGCCTGAAGACCTTGAGATAATTGAAAAAAAGATGAAGGAGATTTCAAAAAGAGATCTTGAAATTACAAAGATATGCCTTAAGAAAGAAGATGTGATTAGATTGTTTGCTGATCTTAAAGAAGATTATAAGTTAGAGTTAATAAATGACATTCCTGATGATGAAGTATGTATATATAAACAGGGTAACTTTGTAGATCTATGTAGAGGGCCTCATCTCTCTTCTACCGGTCAGATAAAACATTTTAAATTACTAAATGTAGCGGGGGCATACTGGAGGGGTGATGAAAAAAGGGAGATGCTTCAGAGAATATATGGAACTGCATTTTGGACAGAAGAAGAGTTAAAAAATTACCTTAATTGGCTGGAAGAAGTACATAAAAGAGATCATAGAAAATTGGGTAAAGAGCTTGATCTTTATAGCATGGCTGATGAAGTGGGTGCTGGACTTATCCTATGGCATCCAAATGGAGGAGTTATTAGGACTATTATTGAAGACTATTTAAGAAAGGAGCACGTTAAGAGGGGCTATGAAATAGTTTATACTCCTCATATGATGAATTTAAAGATTTGGAAAATTTCAGGGCATTTTGATTTTTATAAAGAAAATATGTATATATTTGAAAATGATGGTCAGGAGTATGCAGTAAAGCCTATGAATTGCCCTGGTCATATGATGATATATAATTCTAAAACAAGAAGTTATAGGGATTTGCCTATAAGATTTTTTGAACTTGGAACAGTGTATAGATTTGAGAGATCGGGAGCGTTACATGGTCTTTTGAGAGTTAGAGGTTTTACCCAGGATGATGCGCATATATTTTGTACAGATGAACAGCTTCAGGATGAAATAATAGGAGTTCTTAATTTTGCAAAAGATATGATGGAACTTTTTGGCTTCAAATATGTAGTGTCGGTAGGTACTAGGCCTGATGGTTCAATAGGTACTGATGAGCAATGGAATCTTGCTACGAATTCATTGATTAGTGCTCTAAAACAAAAAAACATTGAGTTCGAAATAATTGAAGGAGACGGTGCGTTTTATGGGCCAAAGATTCAGGTAGAGTTAATAGATGCACTCGGGCGAAAGTGGACTGGTCCAACTATTCAGGTAGATTTTGCACTCCCAGAAAGGTTTAATCTTGAATATGCTGATAAAGATGGCACTAAAAAAAGACCTGTGATGATTCACAGAACTGTAGTTGGAAGTATGGAAAGATTTCTCGGAGCTCTAATAGAAAATTACGCAGGAATGTTCCCAGCATGGCTTTCTCCTATACAAATAATGATTATACCGGTTAAAGAAGACCCAGAACTATTAGAATATTCTTCTCAGGTTAGAAAAAGGCTGTCTGACGAGGGTTATAGAGCTAAAATTGATAAAAGGAATGAAACCTTGAAATATAGAATAAGAGATGCGGAACTAAATAGGATTCCGTATATATTGGTAATAGGGAAAAAAGAATATGAGGCTAAGTTAGTATCGCTTAGAACAAGAGGCATGAACGATGAAGGACAAATAAGCATAGAAGAATTCATAAAGAGACTATCTAATGAAGCAAGAATTCCTTCTGGTAATTAA
- a CDS encoding GGDEF domain-containing protein: protein MNHEFKHILLVSDLVEINGKFYGFCVFQDLSNIYQQNEKLKYLSFHDELTGLYNRNYFENEIKKYSDGRMDPVGVFVFDVDGMKLINDSLGHQAGDKALQGMAKILRKTFRKSDIVCRVGGDEFAILIPHASFNLMQILLERVKSIYLELKDKFDVPLYFSIGYSIGNTRDEEFENIFKRADISMYSNKFSKRNESYEKILKSIH from the coding sequence ATAAATCACGAATTTAAACACATTCTATTAGTTTCGGATTTAGTAGAGATTAATGGAAAGTTTTATGGGTTTTGTGTTTTTCAAGATTTATCAAATATATATCAACAAAACGAAAAATTAAAATATTTAAGTTTTCATGATGAATTAACGGGGCTTTATAATAGAAACTATTTTGAAAATGAAATAAAGAAATATAGTGATGGAAGAATGGACCCGGTAGGCGTATTTGTATTTGATGTAGATGGAATGAAACTGATCAACGATTCTTTGGGACATCAGGCGGGAGATAAAGCGTTGCAGGGAATGGCCAAAATACTTAGGAAAACCTTTCGTAAAAGTGATATAGTTTGTAGGGTGGGCGGGGATGAGTTTGCAATTCTGATTCCTCATGCAAGTTTTAATCTGATGCAAATTTTGCTAGAAAGAGTTAAATCGATTTATTTAGAATTGAAGGATAAATTTGACGTTCCTTTGTATTTTAGTATAGGTTATTCTATTGGAAATACCAGGGATGAAGAATTTGAGAATATCTTTAAAAGGGCTGATATATCAATGTATTCAAATAAATTTTCTAAAAGAAATGAATCTTACGAGAAAATTTTGAAGAGTATACACTAA
- a CDS encoding MBL fold metallo-hydrolase → MQLIYINDHLGYIKSSVNIGFLLNKKKEAILIDAGIDDNNAKKSFKILDDEKIIPKKIVITHAHADHFGGASWFVKHLNTEVLSTLPAKSILEYPLWEPIYLFCGANPPKILHQKFFLGKKVNVDRIVSQGRVNFDNIDFEIVELPGHSFGQIGILFENYLFCADSFISYEFLVKHKIPLNSDIKGTLQTLNYLKNSKFKGIIPSHGDLFENYHDILNENEKIINQILEFILDVCFKQISEIELLNLIYDKFDISIKDMATSVLMRLSVLAYISYLLDKDLLRVEFVDNQQFFVRVS, encoded by the coding sequence ATGCAATTAATTTACATAAATGATCACTTAGGATATATAAAGTCTAGTGTGAATATAGGTTTCTTACTAAACAAAAAAAAGGAAGCTATATTAATTGATGCTGGAATTGATGACAATAATGCAAAGAAGTCATTTAAGATATTAGATGATGAAAAAATTATTCCTAAAAAAATAGTTATTACTCATGCTCACGCTGATCATTTTGGGGGTGCTTCATGGTTTGTAAAACATCTTAATACTGAAGTGCTTTCAACTTTGCCTGCTAAATCTATACTTGAATATCCACTGTGGGAGCCTATATATCTTTTTTGTGGTGCTAATCCGCCAAAAATTCTCCATCAAAAATTCTTTCTTGGTAAGAAAGTTAATGTCGACAGAATTGTTTCTCAAGGTAGGGTAAACTTTGATAACATAGATTTTGAAATTGTTGAGCTTCCGGGACATTCATTTGGACAAATTGGGATTTTATTTGAAAATTATCTTTTTTGTGCTGATTCTTTTATTTCTTACGAATTTTTAGTCAAGCACAAAATACCTCTTAACTCGGACATAAAAGGGACCTTACAAACTCTTAATTACTTAAAAAACTCGAAATTTAAAGGAATAATACCTTCACATGGTGATCTTTTTGAAAACTATCATGATATTTTGAATGAAAACGAAAAAATTATTAATCAAATTTTGGAATTTATCCTTGATGTCTGTTTTAAGCAAATATCTGAAATAGAACTCCTAAATCTTATATATGATAAGTTTGACATATCAATAAAAGATATGGCTACAAGTGTTTTGATGAGACTCTCTGTTTTAGCATATATAAGCTATCTACTTGATAAAGACTTGCTAAGGGTAGAATTTGTAGATAACCAGCAGTTTTTTGTAAGAGTTTCATAA
- a CDS encoding replication-associated recombination protein A yields MENLFESELSLSQAICPKNLDEFLGQSHLLRKDGTIYKSIINAKLKSVILYGPPGVGKTTLARIIASYSKANFETLNAVLSGVPELRKIIEKAIEDKKRGIETLLFVDEVHRWNKAQQDALLPVLEDNSIRFVGATVENPFFYIIKPLLSRSLLLTLHPLSKDDLGKLFDRAINYYKKSKNKEIIFDLQTKELIINLAQKDARYLLKIIELIVESSEEDTIKLSKNDLDGIIEKKLLFDKSSDQHYDTISAFIKSIRGSDPDAAIYYLALMLNSGEDPRFIARRLIILASEDIGMADPYAITIAVATLDAINFVGLPEAEINLAHATVYLACAPKSNSAYMALNKAKKSIQDEEILKIPEHLKNIHTEDLKNRYLYPHDFPEHFVRQRYLSQNKKFYYPSDVGFEKKIKERLQKLWGEEK; encoded by the coding sequence ATGGAAAACTTATTTGAAAGTGAACTTTCTTTGTCTCAGGCTATTTGCCCAAAAAATTTAGACGAATTCCTTGGGCAAAGCCACCTGCTAAGAAAAGATGGCACCATTTATAAAAGTATTATAAATGCAAAATTAAAGAGTGTAATTTTATATGGACCACCAGGAGTAGGAAAAACTACTCTTGCAAGAATAATTGCCTCTTATTCAAAAGCTAACTTTGAAACCTTAAATGCAGTTCTTAGTGGAGTACCAGAATTAAGAAAGATTATAGAAAAAGCAATAGAAGATAAAAAAAGAGGTATAGAAACCTTACTCTTTGTAGACGAGGTTCACCGATGGAACAAAGCTCAACAAGATGCTCTACTTCCAGTTCTAGAAGACAATAGTATCAGATTTGTAGGAGCTACTGTTGAAAATCCATTTTTTTATATAATTAAACCACTACTTTCAAGATCGCTATTACTTACACTCCATCCACTTAGTAAAGATGACCTTGGTAAACTATTTGATAGAGCAATAAATTATTATAAAAAGTCCAAAAATAAAGAAATTATTTTCGATTTACAAACAAAAGAATTAATAATCAATCTCGCCCAAAAGGATGCAAGATATTTGTTAAAAATAATTGAACTAATTGTAGAATCTTCAGAAGAAGATACAATAAAACTATCAAAAAACGACCTGGATGGAATAATTGAAAAAAAACTATTGTTTGATAAATCTAGCGATCAGCACTATGATACAATTTCTGCTTTTATTAAATCCATAAGGGGTAGCGATCCTGATGCAGCTATTTACTATCTAGCCCTAATGCTAAATTCAGGTGAAGACCCAAGATTTATAGCTCGAAGACTTATAATACTTGCATCTGAAGATATAGGCATGGCTGATCCATACGCTATAACAATTGCTGTAGCTACACTCGATGCAATAAATTTCGTAGGGCTCCCAGAAGCAGAAATAAACCTTGCTCATGCCACAGTCTATCTTGCCTGTGCACCAAAGAGCAATAGTGCATACATGGCACTAAATAAAGCAAAAAAATCCATTCAAGATGAGGAAATACTAAAAATACCTGAACATCTCAAAAATATTCATACAGAAGATTTAAAAAATAGATACCTTTATCCTCACGATTTTCCAGAACACTTTGTAAGACAAAGGTATCTATCCCAAAATAAGAAATTTTATTACCCATCGGATGTAGGTTTTGAAAAGAAAATCAAAGAGAGATTACAAAAATTATGGGGTGAAGAAAAATAG
- a CDS encoding MBL fold metallo-hydrolase, whose protein sequence is MKIEYFGHSCFVCETKAGTRFMFDPFNEKVGYPLPSVPVDVVFISHDHFDHNAVNVVKGNPKVFKNAGKFEFKDLSIEGHQFNHDNNGGKDRGKIVAFKIIADDLSLAHFGDLGEVPSKDSLKPYENLDLLLIPVGGFYTIGSDEVMRIVDIINPKQVIPMHYKLTGNEFPIKTLNEFLSVWKYSINKINSSKYEVIPGNKEKELIVMKAVFEK, encoded by the coding sequence ATGAAGATTGAATATTTTGGTCATTCTTGTTTCGTGTGTGAAACAAAAGCTGGCACAAGATTTATGTTTGATCCGTTTAATGAAAAGGTAGGTTATCCTTTACCTTCTGTTCCAGTTGATGTGGTTTTTATATCTCACGATCACTTCGATCATAATGCGGTTAACGTTGTTAAAGGTAACCCAAAGGTATTTAAAAATGCTGGAAAATTTGAGTTTAAAGACCTTTCTATCGAAGGTCATCAATTTAATCATGATAATAACGGAGGAAAGGATAGGGGGAAAATAGTTGCTTTTAAAATAATTGCTGATGACTTAAGCCTTGCTCATTTTGGTGATTTAGGGGAGGTGCCATCTAAGGATTCTTTGAAACCATATGAAAACCTTGATTTGCTTTTGATTCCTGTAGGTGGGTTTTATACAATTGGGTCAGATGAGGTAATGAGAATTGTAGACATTATTAATCCAAAACAAGTTATTCCAATGCACTATAAATTGACCGGAAATGAATTTCCGATTAAAACGCTCAATGAGTTTTTATCAGTGTGGAAATATAGTATAAATAAAATTAACTCAAGTAAATATGAAGTGATACCTGGAAACAAAGAAAAAGAGCTGATTGTTATGAAAGCAGTTTTTGAAAAGTAA